The following proteins are co-located in the Carassius gibelio isolate Cgi1373 ecotype wild population from Czech Republic chromosome A21, carGib1.2-hapl.c, whole genome shotgun sequence genome:
- the LOC127941903 gene encoding coiled-coil domain-containing protein 74B-like isoform X1, giving the protein MYLLCNYVVTELQYKLIMDLPKSSSKGSSRRICKHHTESNKFQRDRRNYLEQTLEETCSQQAREISHLQSRETRSNSFTANRTEGPPEAKAGFITSLQPLMIQCSPSQVPRPPSLQECEVIIRQLYNANSLQSQEILRVKAVLKDIVFNKKITAENYILTKAYLGDGKRVDESGTFPQLSLQTLPEGLPVSQASKAEKVILPALKQTLNNIADRHRRTRAVQRNRLQKTIH; this is encoded by the exons ATGTATTTGTTATGTAATTATGTGGTTACAGAGTTGCAGTATAAGCTGATAATGGACCTTCCAAAGTCGAGTAGTAAAG GATCCAGCCGTAGAATCTGTAAGCACCATACAGAGAGCAACAAGTTCCAGAGAGACAGAAGGAACTATTTGGAACAGACTTTGGAGGAAACCTGCTCACAACAAGCCAGAGAGATTAG TCATTTACAAAGTAGAGAAACCAGATCCAATTCCTTCACAGCCAACAGAACGGAAGGTCCTCCAGAAGCTAAAGCAGGGTTCATCACTTCTCTACAGCCTCTAATGATCCAGTGTAGCCCCTCTCAGGTTCCTCGACCTCCCTCCCTACAGGAATGTGAAGTCATCATACGCCAGCTATACAACGCTAACAGCCTGCAGTCCCAGGAG ATCCTACGCGTGAAAGCTGTTCTCAAAGACATTGTATTCAACAAGAAAATAACagcagaaaattacattttgacaaaGGCTTATCTTGGCGATGGTAAAAG AGTTGATGAATCAGGCACATTTCCTCAGCTTTCTCTCCAAACACTGCCTGAAGGACT ACCTGTGTCTCAGGCTAGTAAAGCAGAGAAAGTGATCCTCCCTGCCCTCAAACAGACCCTCAATAACATAGCAGATAGACACAGGAGGACTCGGGCTGTGCAGAGAAATCGTCTACAGAAGACTATACACTGA
- the LOC127941903 gene encoding coiled-coil domain-containing protein 74B-like isoform X2, protein MDLPKSSSKGSSRRICKHHTESNKFQRDRRNYLEQTLEETCSQQAREISHLQSRETRSNSFTANRTEGPPEAKAGFITSLQPLMIQCSPSQVPRPPSLQECEVIIRQLYNANSLQSQEILRVKAVLKDIVFNKKITAENYILTKAYLGDGKRVDESGTFPQLSLQTLPEGLPVSQASKAEKVILPALKQTLNNIADRHRRTRAVQRNRLQKTIH, encoded by the exons ATGGACCTTCCAAAGTCGAGTAGTAAAG GATCCAGCCGTAGAATCTGTAAGCACCATACAGAGAGCAACAAGTTCCAGAGAGACAGAAGGAACTATTTGGAACAGACTTTGGAGGAAACCTGCTCACAACAAGCCAGAGAGATTAG TCATTTACAAAGTAGAGAAACCAGATCCAATTCCTTCACAGCCAACAGAACGGAAGGTCCTCCAGAAGCTAAAGCAGGGTTCATCACTTCTCTACAGCCTCTAATGATCCAGTGTAGCCCCTCTCAGGTTCCTCGACCTCCCTCCCTACAGGAATGTGAAGTCATCATACGCCAGCTATACAACGCTAACAGCCTGCAGTCCCAGGAG ATCCTACGCGTGAAAGCTGTTCTCAAAGACATTGTATTCAACAAGAAAATAACagcagaaaattacattttgacaaaGGCTTATCTTGGCGATGGTAAAAG AGTTGATGAATCAGGCACATTTCCTCAGCTTTCTCTCCAAACACTGCCTGAAGGACT ACCTGTGTCTCAGGCTAGTAAAGCAGAGAAAGTGATCCTCCCTGCCCTCAAACAGACCCTCAATAACATAGCAGATAGACACAGGAGGACTCGGGCTGTGCAGAGAAATCGTCTACAGAAGACTATACACTGA